The following coding sequences lie in one Candidatus Kryptobacter tengchongensis genomic window:
- a CDS encoding Holliday junction DNA helicase subunit RuvB translates to MAKLGYTNPEKLEIDVEVDQQLRPLKFEDFVGQEKIVNNLKVFIQAAKMRGDPLDHVLLTGPPGLGKTTLAYIIANELGVGIKVTSGPVIEKPGDLAGILTTLSDREVLFIDEIHRLSPIVEEYLYSAMEDFKIDIVIDTGPNARSVKLNLPRFTLVGATTRAGLLTAPLRARFGISARLDYYTPEELCKIIKRSSKILQIQITEEGAYEIARRSRGTPRIANRLLKRARDFAQADENLAEYGGIITKEVAEYALKALDVDEHGLDDMDKRILLTIIEKYNGGPVGIGTIAVAVGEEEGTIEEVYEPYLIQEGFLKRTPRGRVATELAYKHFGLIRTRSEKQPGLFDN, encoded by the coding sequence ATGGCAAAGTTAGGCTATACAAATCCAGAAAAGCTTGAAATTGATGTTGAAGTAGATCAACAGCTTAGACCCTTAAAATTTGAAGACTTTGTCGGGCAGGAAAAAATTGTAAATAATCTTAAGGTTTTCATACAAGCAGCGAAAATGAGAGGTGACCCGCTTGACCATGTCCTTCTTACAGGACCACCTGGACTTGGTAAAACAACCCTCGCATATATAATCGCAAATGAACTTGGCGTTGGAATAAAAGTAACATCAGGACCAGTGATTGAAAAACCTGGTGATCTGGCAGGAATTTTGACAACTTTGAGTGATAGAGAGGTTCTGTTCATTGACGAAATACATCGTTTAAGCCCCATCGTTGAGGAGTACCTTTATTCGGCTATGGAGGACTTTAAAATTGATATTGTAATTGATACAGGTCCAAATGCAAGAAGTGTTAAGTTAAATCTTCCAAGATTTACACTTGTTGGTGCAACGACAAGAGCAGGATTACTAACAGCTCCGTTAAGAGCAAGATTTGGGATAAGTGCGAGATTGGATTATTACACGCCCGAAGAATTATGCAAAATCATAAAACGCTCATCCAAAATTCTCCAGATTCAAATCACTGAAGAAGGTGCGTATGAAATAGCACGAAGGTCAAGGGGAACCCCAAGAATTGCCAATAGATTGCTCAAAAGAGCTCGTGATTTCGCACAAGCCGATGAAAACCTCGCTGAATACGGAGGAATTATAACAAAAGAAGTCGCCGAATATGCACTCAAAGCTCTTGATGTTGATGAACATGGACTTGATGATATGGACAAACGAATCCTTCTAACGATAATTGAAAAATATAATGGTGGTCCAGTTGGAATTGGAACAATTGCCGTCGCAGTTGGGGAAGAAGAAGGGACAATTGAAGAAGTTTACGAACCATATTTAATTCAAGAAGGGTTCCTCAAAAGAACACCACGAGGAAGGGTTGCAACTGAACTTGCATATAAACATTTCGGACTTATTAGGACAAGGTCTGAAAAACAACCAGGTTTATTTGATAACTAA
- a CDS encoding Very-short-patch-repair endonuclease, with translation MNKKQIIEIARQLRKQQTPAEKKLWDVLRNRKFLGLKFLRQHPIIYGDGNKLRFFIADFYCAEKKIIIEIDGKVHNYQKDRDQIRDSITNSLGLKILRIKNEELTRLELVLEKIENFVKSN, from the coding sequence ATGAACAAAAAGCAAATAATTGAAATAGCAAGACAGTTAAGAAAACAGCAAACACCTGCAGAAAAGAAACTTTGGGATGTTTTGCGAAACAGAAAATTTTTAGGATTGAAATTTTTGCGTCAGCACCCAATAATATATGGCGATGGCAATAAACTTCGCTTTTTTATAGCAGATTTCTACTGTGCAGAGAAAAAAATTATCATAGAAATTGACGGCAAAGTGCACAATTACCAAAAAGATAGAGATCAAATAAGAGATAGCATCACTAACAGCTTGGGACTGAAGATTTTAAGAATAAAAAATGAGGAATTAACAAGGCTTGAACTGGTTTTAGAAAAGATAGAAAACTTCGTAAAATCTAACTGA
- a CDS encoding O-acetyl-ADP-ribose deacetylase (regulator of RNase III), contains Macro domain: MPNKVLLETRFNNKTIRIVHGDITEENVDAIVNAANEYLKHGGGVAGAIVRKGGYVIQEESDKIGYVPTGSAAITGAGKLPAKFVIHAVGPVWKDGKSGEDEKLESAVFSSLKIADEKKLKSISFPAISAGIFGFPKERCAKILIETAVKFLEQNPNTTIEEIRFCLFDEPTLNAFVNEFSARFPESKKLT; the protein is encoded by the coding sequence ATGCCTAATAAAGTCTTACTTGAAACAAGATTTAACAATAAAACAATCCGAATTGTTCATGGCGACATAACAGAAGAAAATGTTGATGCAATCGTAAATGCAGCAAATGAATATCTCAAACACGGTGGTGGCGTTGCAGGTGCAATTGTTAGGAAAGGTGGATATGTAATACAAGAAGAAAGCGATAAAATTGGCTATGTCCCAACTGGAAGTGCAGCTATCACTGGTGCCGGGAAATTGCCAGCCAAATTTGTAATCCACGCAGTTGGACCTGTATGGAAAGACGGAAAAAGCGGTGAAGATGAAAAACTTGAAAGCGCTGTTTTTTCAAGTTTGAAAATAGCCGATGAAAAGAAGTTGAAATCTATCTCCTTTCCTGCAATAAGTGCTGGGATATTTGGCTTCCCAAAAGAAAGATGCGCTAAAATTTTGATTGAAACAGCCGTGAAATTTCTTGAACAAAATCCTAACACGACAATTGAAGAAATAAGATTCTGCCTTTTTGACGAACCAACTTTAAACGCGTTTGTAAATGAATTCAGCGCCCGATTCCCCGAATCCAAAAAACTTACTTGA
- a CDS encoding aconitase: MLNAHPFKDAISTISVGRKKLKIFKLAWLEDQGLTNISKLPYSIRVLVENILRNCDNYLVTEDDVKSIASWQPKPPLREIPYMPARVLLQDFTGVPCVVDLASMRDAVKRLGKDPKIINPLKPVDLVIDHSVQVDYFGTSYAFDWNVKREFELNKERYVLLKWAQNSFKNFRVVPPGTGIIHQVNLEYLSKVVQVENGFAFPDTLVGTDSHTTMINGIGVLGWGVGGIEAEAVMLGQPYYITIPEVIGVKLTGELPEGATATDLVLTVTNILRKKGVVEKFVEFFGPGVSKLPIADRATIANMAPEYGATCGFFPIDEETINYLKLTGRENIAKIVETYAKEQGLFRYDDSPFPEYTDIVEIDLSQIEPTLAGPSRPQDKVLLREIKSQFEKILKENYKVNEEPKKTVEILYRGQKNELTHGSVVIAAITSCTNTSNPTVLIGAGILAKKAVEKGLTTKPYVKTSLAPGSRVVTEYLQQSGLMPYLEALGFHLVGYGCTTCIGNSGPLPEPVSKAITENNLVVCAILSGNRNFEARVHPLVKANYLASPILVVAYALAGKINIDFNTEPIGYDPNGNPVYLKDIWPTQNEIKETINKVLNSKLFKKKYADVFEGNEYWKEIPITEGELFDWDPNSTYIQNPPFFENLTLEPEPPKDITNAYCLGVFGDSITTDHISPAGSISENSPAGKYLIERGVPKSEFNTFGARRGAHEVMIRGTFGNVRLKNLLLPGVEGGWTIHIPTGEKMSIYDAAMRYKQENRPLIIIAGKEYGTGSSRDWAAKGTYLLGVKAVIAESFERIHRSNLVGMGVLPLQFKEGENRETLGLTGFEEYTIEGIAENLYPQKTLKVTAKSNDGSIKTFEVIARLDTPVEVEYYVNGGIMQTVLRKLLKNSK, encoded by the coding sequence ATGCTCAATGCACATCCCTTCAAAGATGCAATTTCAACAATTAGCGTAGGCAGAAAAAAACTTAAAATCTTCAAACTTGCCTGGCTTGAAGACCAAGGACTCACAAACATATCAAAATTACCCTACTCAATAAGAGTTCTCGTTGAAAATATCCTCCGAAATTGCGATAATTACTTAGTAACAGAAGATGATGTAAAATCCATTGCATCATGGCAACCTAAGCCACCGCTGCGTGAGATCCCATACATGCCAGCAAGAGTATTGCTTCAAGATTTCACAGGTGTTCCTTGCGTAGTTGACCTCGCATCAATGCGCGATGCTGTCAAACGACTCGGCAAAGACCCCAAAATTATAAACCCACTCAAACCTGTTGACCTTGTAATTGATCACTCCGTCCAGGTTGATTATTTCGGAACATCCTATGCATTTGACTGGAATGTTAAGCGTGAATTTGAACTTAACAAAGAAAGATATGTTCTTTTGAAGTGGGCTCAAAATTCATTTAAAAATTTCAGAGTGGTCCCTCCTGGAACAGGCATAATCCACCAGGTAAATCTTGAATATCTATCAAAAGTTGTCCAAGTAGAAAATGGATTTGCTTTTCCTGATACGCTTGTCGGCACCGACTCACATACGACGATGATAAATGGAATCGGAGTTCTCGGCTGGGGAGTTGGAGGTATTGAAGCAGAAGCTGTTATGCTCGGGCAACCTTACTATATCACAATCCCAGAAGTCATCGGTGTTAAATTAACAGGCGAATTACCCGAAGGAGCAACCGCAACCGACCTCGTTTTGACAGTTACAAATATCCTTCGCAAAAAAGGAGTAGTTGAAAAATTTGTTGAATTTTTCGGACCAGGCGTTTCAAAACTTCCCATCGCAGACCGTGCAACCATCGCAAATATGGCCCCTGAATACGGAGCAACATGCGGATTCTTCCCAATAGATGAAGAGACAATTAATTATCTGAAGTTAACAGGAAGAGAAAACATCGCTAAAATAGTTGAAACTTACGCAAAAGAACAAGGGCTCTTTAGATATGACGATTCCCCATTCCCCGAGTATACTGATATTGTAGAAATTGATTTAAGCCAAATTGAACCAACCCTGGCTGGTCCAAGTCGACCCCAGGATAAAGTTTTACTCCGCGAGATAAAATCCCAATTTGAAAAGATCTTAAAAGAAAACTACAAAGTTAACGAAGAACCTAAAAAAACAGTTGAAATCCTATATCGCGGTCAAAAAAACGAATTGACTCACGGATCAGTTGTAATAGCTGCAATTACATCCTGCACTAATACATCAAACCCGACTGTTCTGATTGGCGCTGGAATTCTTGCTAAAAAAGCAGTTGAAAAAGGCTTAACAACAAAACCTTATGTCAAGACAAGCTTAGCCCCTGGTTCAAGGGTTGTAACGGAATACCTCCAGCAATCCGGACTTATGCCATATCTTGAAGCCCTTGGGTTTCATCTTGTCGGATATGGATGCACCACATGCATCGGAAATAGTGGACCTCTTCCAGAACCCGTATCAAAGGCAATTACAGAAAATAACCTCGTTGTATGTGCTATATTAAGCGGTAACAGAAATTTTGAAGCTCGCGTCCATCCGCTCGTAAAAGCAAATTACCTCGCTTCACCTATACTTGTCGTAGCTTACGCCTTGGCAGGAAAAATTAACATTGATTTCAATACAGAACCCATTGGCTATGATCCGAACGGAAATCCAGTGTATCTTAAAGACATTTGGCCTACTCAAAACGAGATCAAAGAAACCATAAATAAAGTTCTTAACTCAAAACTTTTCAAGAAAAAATACGCTGATGTTTTTGAAGGAAACGAATATTGGAAAGAAATTCCAATTACAGAGGGAGAACTTTTTGATTGGGATCCAAATTCAACTTATATTCAAAACCCGCCATTTTTTGAAAACTTAACACTTGAACCAGAGCCACCAAAAGATATAACCAATGCATATTGTCTTGGGGTCTTCGGCGACTCCATTACAACAGACCATATTTCCCCTGCTGGCTCAATTTCAGAAAATAGTCCCGCGGGAAAATATCTAATTGAACGAGGCGTTCCAAAATCCGAATTCAATACATTTGGCGCAAGAAGAGGTGCACATGAAGTCATGATACGAGGAACTTTTGGAAATGTAAGACTTAAAAATTTACTGCTCCCTGGCGTTGAAGGTGGCTGGACAATTCACATCCCCACAGGTGAGAAAATGTCCATTTACGATGCTGCAATGCGTTATAAGCAAGAAAACCGCCCACTTATAATAATTGCTGGAAAAGAATATGGCACAGGTAGCTCACGCGACTGGGCTGCTAAAGGAACTTATTTACTTGGAGTAAAAGCTGTAATTGCAGAAAGCTTTGAAAGAATTCATAGAAGTAACCTCGTCGGAATGGGGGTTCTGCCTCTTCAATTTAAAGAGGGTGAAAACCGAGAAACCCTTGGCTTAACTGGCTTTGAAGAATATACAATAGAAGGAATCGCTGAAAACCTCTACCCTCAAAAAACTTTGAAGGTAACTGCCAAATCAAATGATGGTTCTATAAAAACTTTTGAAGTGATCGCCCGCCTTGATACACCAGTTGAGGTTGAATACTATGTAAACGGTGGGATAATGCAAACCGTCCTGCGCAAACTCCTTAAAAATTCTAAATAA
- a CDS encoding Por secretion system C-terminal sorting domain-containing protein, translating to MRNVILFLIVFVNWYLYSQTVPSAQSLPYSQDFSSLPWNSSTYPDGWNGWTLGGNPSGETSTAFKVSAPIADSSLNPSGDANKTAGRIWNYNGKLGFLPTGQFNPALVLAINTFGFRRVIIRYDIMTIRNPYDGTNNTRINKVALQYRAASDTGSYTTTSDSSYENNTTTQTGNTTDPQKLETHIVMLPSDCDNKSVVQLRWVTRQVSGKGDRPSFAVDNIYINGTRFFTESGAIGGGYFYGLELDGSNISLNLNGDLTVDTLIFTQNGKVITGEKILKVNSQITGAGPGKFIEGNLVYPVSSTGSKKWETGQGSDYLPVTIDFTDLVGSGDVTVSVIDSVTQRPDGPLGNNKVLRRWFRIQQSGISSFQANITFSYSDADLARQGITDENSLRVFKWDGTQWIELNVIARDVDNNTITVSGVSSFSDFVISGTGDAPLPVQVVNVSAEVVGNVVKLRIKTQVEREDFLGFNIYRGRGDENYILVGSYQSEASLRAKGNGAFGSDYEFVDKGVVESGKYYYRIEAVSRYERKDIDVIQVVVDVPKKYALYQNYPNPFNPYTTIKFELPVASSVRLELYNSAGQKVKDLFVGELPAGYHEVRVDGRDLSSGVYFYVLRANDFVGIKKMVLVK from the coding sequence ATGAGGAATGTTATTTTATTTTTGATAGTTTTTGTTAACTGGTATCTATATAGTCAAACTGTTCCATCTGCCCAAAGCTTGCCTTATTCTCAAGATTTTAGCTCTTTACCATGGAATTCCTCTACATATCCAGATGGTTGGAATGGCTGGACATTAGGGGGTAATCCTAGTGGAGAAACATCAACAGCGTTTAAGGTTTCAGCACCTATAGCAGATTCATCATTAAATCCAAGTGGGGATGCTAATAAAACCGCTGGGAGAATTTGGAATTATAATGGTAAACTTGGTTTTTTACCAACCGGTCAATTTAATCCAGCTCTTGTTTTAGCTATTAATACTTTCGGCTTTAGAAGAGTAATCATTAGATATGATATTATGACAATCCGTAATCCATATGATGGCACTAATAATACAAGGATAAATAAAGTGGCTTTGCAATATAGAGCTGCTTCTGATACTGGATCATATACTACAACTTCTGATTCGAGTTATGAAAATAACACAACAACTCAAACTGGTAATACTACTGATCCGCAAAAATTAGAAACCCATATAGTAATGTTGCCATCTGATTGTGATAATAAATCGGTTGTTCAACTGCGGTGGGTTACTCGCCAAGTAAGTGGCAAAGGTGATCGCCCAAGTTTTGCTGTTGATAATATTTATATCAATGGAACGAGGTTTTTTACTGAAAGTGGTGCTATTGGTGGGGGATATTTTTATGGTTTGGAGTTAGATGGTTCTAACATTTCACTAAATTTAAATGGAGATTTAACTGTAGACACTTTAATTTTTACTCAGAATGGTAAAGTCATAACGGGTGAAAAGATACTTAAAGTTAACAGTCAAATCACTGGGGCAGGTCCTGGTAAATTTATAGAAGGTAATCTTGTTTATCCCGTTTCATCAACTGGTTCAAAAAAATGGGAAACCGGTCAGGGTTCAGATTATCTTCCTGTGACTATTGACTTTACAGATTTGGTTGGTTCAGGTGATGTAACTGTCTCCGTAATTGATAGTGTTACTCAACGACCCGATGGACCGCTTGGTAATAATAAAGTTTTAAGAAGGTGGTTTAGAATTCAGCAATCGGGTATTTCAAGTTTTCAAGCAAACATTACTTTCTCTTACTCTGATGCAGATCTTGCACGCCAAGGTATAACTGATGAGAATTCTTTGCGTGTTTTCAAATGGGATGGAACGCAATGGATAGAATTAAATGTGATAGCAAGAGATGTAGACAACAATACGATAACTGTTTCAGGTGTTAGCTCGTTTTCAGATTTTGTAATTTCGGGGACTGGGGATGCTCCTTTGCCTGTTCAGGTTGTCAATGTTTCAGCTGAGGTTGTGGGTAATGTTGTTAAGTTGAGGATAAAGACGCAGGTTGAGAGGGAGGATTTCCTTGGGTTCAACATTTATCGTGGCAGGGGTGATGAGAATTATATTCTTGTTGGTTCGTATCAGAGCGAGGCATCTTTAAGAGCAAAAGGTAATGGTGCATTCGGCAGTGATTATGAATTCGTTGATAAGGGAGTGGTTGAATCTGGTAAGTATTATTACAGGATTGAAGCAGTTTCAAGATATGAGAGAAAAGATATTGATGTGATACAGGTTGTAGTAGATGTTCCAAAGAAGTATGCGCTATATCAAAATTATCCTAATCCATTTAATCCGTATACTACAATAAAATTTGAATTGCCAGTTGCTTCAAGTGTTAGGTTGGAGCTTTACAATTCCGCTGGTCAGAAGGTGAAAGATTTGTTTGTTGGTGAATTGCCAGCTGGGTATCATGAAGTTAGGGTTGATGGGAGAGATTTGTCAAGTGGTGTGTATTTCTATGTTTTAAGGGCTAATGATTTCGTTGGGATAAAGAAGATGGTTCTTGTGAAGTAA
- a CDS encoding Rubrerythrin — protein sequence MAKSLAGTKTLENLKHGFAGESQANRRYLYFARQADIEGYPDIAGVFRDTAEGETGHAFGHFDFLRQYGAGDPVTGEPVGDTVANLKSAIAGETYEYTEMYPGFAKTAREEGFDDIAEWFETLARAEKSHATRFQKALESLTGSK from the coding sequence ATGGCAAAGTCACTTGCAGGAACAAAAACGCTTGAAAATCTCAAGCATGGTTTCGCTGGAGAATCTCAAGCAAATCGTCGTTATCTGTATTTTGCCCGCCAAGCTGATATTGAGGGTTATCCGGATATAGCGGGCGTTTTCAGAGATACCGCCGAGGGTGAAACAGGGCATGCTTTTGGGCATTTTGATTTCTTAAGGCAGTATGGAGCTGGTGACCCTGTCACAGGTGAACCCGTTGGAGACACTGTTGCAAATCTTAAATCTGCAATTGCTGGTGAAACTTACGAATATACCGAAATGTATCCTGGATTTGCGAAAACAGCTCGGGAAGAGGGATTTGACGATATCGCCGAATGGTTTGAGACCCTTGCTCGTGCTGAAAAATCTCATGCAACAAGATTCCAAAAGGCTCTTGAGAGCTTGACGGGAAGTAAATAA
- a CDS encoding DNA-3-methyladenine glycosylase produces the protein MKYNSPELIFLNGKKLNQKFYLQPTLKIARELLGKIIVRRLEDKILAGKIVETEAYIGEDDPACHAYGGITPRNKVMYLSGGHAYVYFTYGMHYCFNVVTEKEGFPAAVLIRAVEPIMGIELMKKFRNTNDINNLTNGPAKFCQAFQIDKRLNGASLLEDEIFIIEPTNTETFKIVRTPRIGIKQGLDKKWRFFILGNPFVSKTKPTPKP, from the coding sequence ATGAAATACAACTCACCTGAATTAATCTTTCTTAACGGGAAAAAACTAAATCAAAAATTTTATCTTCAGCCCACGCTCAAAATTGCACGTGAACTCCTCGGTAAAATCATCGTAAGACGACTTGAAGATAAAATTTTAGCAGGAAAAATTGTTGAAACCGAAGCTTATATAGGTGAAGATGACCCAGCCTGCCACGCTTACGGTGGTATAACCCCGAGAAACAAAGTAATGTATCTTTCAGGCGGACACGCTTATGTTTATTTCACCTACGGGATGCATTATTGTTTTAATGTTGTCACTGAGAAAGAAGGTTTTCCAGCAGCTGTTTTAATTCGTGCGGTAGAACCAATTATGGGTATTGAATTGATGAAAAAATTCCGCAATACAAACGACATCAATAACTTAACAAATGGACCTGCAAAGTTCTGTCAGGCATTTCAAATTGATAAACGCCTCAATGGAGCATCTTTACTTGAAGATGAAATTTTTATAATTGAACCAACTAATACTGAAACATTTAAAATTGTAAGAACACCAAGAATCGGAATTAAACAGGGTCTTGATAAAAAATGGAGATTTTTTATACTTGGAAATCCATTCGTCTCAAAAACAAAGCCAACCCCTAAGCCTTAA
- a CDS encoding acetaldehyde dehydrogenase has product MSLEITYKDLLSIQQARELIAKAKEAFLEYKNYSQEQVDKIVRAMFEAGYEASERLAKLAVEETGIGKWEDKKLKNEFATKFTYESIKNLKTVGVINYDKSKRVVEIAEPMGVISALIPTTNPTSTAMFKALICAKTRNALVVSPHPRAVKSTYEAIQIMQTAAEKAGAPRNLFQCMTEVTIEGTMELLKHRDVSLILATGSTQMVKMVYSIGKPAYGVGSGNVPAFIERTANIKKAVADIIFGKTFDYGTLCSAENAVVCDSPIREQVIYEFKKRGAHFCNPDEKEKLEKIILTPQGGINPEIVGKPAAYIAQKAGFSVPEQTTVLIAELEGVGKQYPLSVEKLSPILAFYTVDGWREGCHKCIELLEFGGLGHTMVIHSSDPDIITKFALEKPAFRVLVNTVAALGAVGYTTGLDPSMTLGPGTLGHSIISENVTARHLIQIKRLAYELLPLHDIEGNRIQISDAKRFHTSTTETKDIKSILEEIEERIRLKAGNPPVSTGTKLESTTDERKTKIYGSGITEEEIEKIIRDFQSKYPGR; this is encoded by the coding sequence ATGTCCCTTGAAATTACATACAAAGACTTGCTTTCAATCCAGCAAGCGCGAGAACTCATAGCAAAAGCAAAAGAAGCTTTCCTTGAATACAAAAATTATTCACAAGAACAAGTTGACAAAATAGTTCGTGCAATGTTTGAAGCTGGATACGAAGCCTCAGAACGACTTGCAAAACTTGCTGTTGAAGAAACGGGAATTGGAAAATGGGAGGATAAAAAATTAAAAAATGAATTCGCCACAAAATTTACATACGAATCAATCAAAAATTTAAAAACCGTCGGTGTTATAAATTACGACAAATCAAAGCGAGTTGTTGAAATTGCTGAGCCAATGGGTGTAATATCTGCACTTATTCCAACGACAAATCCAACTTCAACCGCGATGTTTAAAGCTTTAATTTGTGCAAAGACGAGAAACGCGCTTGTCGTAAGCCCACATCCAAGAGCTGTAAAATCCACCTACGAAGCAATCCAAATAATGCAAACAGCAGCTGAAAAAGCTGGGGCACCGAGAAACTTATTCCAATGTATGACAGAAGTTACAATTGAAGGAACAATGGAGCTCCTAAAACATCGGGATGTATCTTTAATCCTTGCAACCGGTAGCACTCAAATGGTCAAAATGGTCTATAGCATTGGGAAACCAGCATATGGAGTTGGGTCTGGAAATGTCCCCGCTTTCATTGAAAGGACCGCGAATATAAAAAAAGCAGTTGCAGATATAATCTTTGGCAAAACATTTGACTATGGAACACTTTGTTCTGCTGAAAATGCCGTTGTTTGCGATTCACCGATAAGAGAACAGGTGATTTACGAATTCAAAAAACGAGGTGCTCACTTTTGCAATCCAGATGAGAAAGAAAAACTTGAGAAAATAATTCTCACCCCCCAAGGCGGAATAAATCCAGAAATTGTCGGAAAACCAGCAGCCTACATCGCACAAAAAGCAGGTTTTTCCGTCCCCGAACAAACAACCGTGTTAATAGCTGAACTTGAAGGTGTGGGAAAACAATATCCGCTCTCCGTTGAAAAACTCTCACCAATCCTCGCCTTCTATACAGTTGACGGATGGAGAGAAGGCTGTCATAAATGTATTGAACTACTTGAATTCGGAGGGCTTGGACACACAATGGTCATACACTCAAGCGACCCCGACATAATTACGAAATTTGCCCTTGAAAAACCCGCTTTCAGAGTCCTCGTGAATACAGTTGCTGCACTTGGAGCTGTCGGCTATACAACAGGTCTTGACCCATCAATGACACTTGGACCGGGAACACTTGGACATTCAATTATTTCGGAAAATGTCACTGCAAGACATCTAATCCAAATAAAACGATTAGCCTATGAGCTACTCCCTCTGCACGATATTGAAGGCAACAGAATCCAAATCTCCGATGCAAAAAGATTTCATACATCTACCACCGAAACAAAAGATATAAAAAGCATACTTGAAGAAATTGAAGAAAGAATACGATTAAAAGCTGGGAACCCACCTGTTTCAACTGGGACGAAATTAGAATCAACCACTGATGAAAGAAAAACCAAAATCTATGGCTCTGGTATAACCGAGGAAGAAATTGAAAAAATAATCAGGGACTTTCAATCAAAATATCCCGGCAGGTGA
- a CDS encoding glyoxylate reductase translates to MKKDYTILVTRQIPEAGLEILKKNFKNVIVNTKNRNLTHNELIKKVKGVDAILCLLSDKIDSEVISNMDRCKVISNYAVGFNNIDIDEATKHGIIVTNTPGVLTDATADLTWALILAVTRRIVEADKFLRKGKFKGWAPTLLLGTELAGKTLGIIGAGRIGTAVGLRAKGFKMKVLYFNTNRNETLEEEVGAKKVSFETLLKNSDIITIHVPLTPKTKHLIGEKEIKLMKKTAYLINTSRGEVIDEKALIQALKSGRIAGAGLDVFEQEPFVPKELIELDNVVLTPHIGSATVEARTKMAIMAAESIVKVLSGKIPANVVNSEVLKVIKLKTC, encoded by the coding sequence ATGAAAAAAGATTACACAATACTTGTGACAAGACAGATACCGGAGGCGGGGCTTGAAATCCTTAAGAAAAATTTCAAAAATGTGATTGTAAATACAAAGAACAGAAACCTAACACACAATGAACTAATCAAAAAAGTCAAAGGTGTTGACGCGATTTTATGTCTTTTGAGCGATAAAATAGATTCAGAGGTGATCTCAAATATGGACAGATGCAAAGTAATATCAAATTACGCAGTTGGTTTCAATAATATTGATATTGACGAAGCAACAAAACACGGAATTATAGTCACGAATACCCCTGGGGTTTTAACAGATGCAACAGCAGATTTAACTTGGGCATTGATACTTGCAGTGACGCGGAGAATAGTTGAAGCAGATAAATTTCTGAGAAAAGGGAAATTTAAAGGTTGGGCACCTACGCTTTTGCTTGGGACTGAACTTGCTGGAAAAACACTTGGAATAATTGGAGCTGGCAGAATTGGAACAGCAGTCGGTTTAAGAGCGAAAGGATTTAAAATGAAAGTTTTATACTTTAACACAAACAGAAACGAAACACTTGAAGAGGAAGTTGGTGCCAAAAAAGTTTCGTTTGAAACACTTCTCAAAAATTCAGATATAATCACAATTCATGTTCCGTTAACTCCAAAAACTAAACATTTAATTGGAGAAAAAGAGATAAAACTAATGAAAAAAACAGCTTACCTAATAAACACATCCCGAGGTGAGGTTATTGATGAAAAAGCATTGATACAGGCACTTAAAAGTGGAAGAATTGCTGGAGCTGGACTTGATGTTTTTGAGCAAGAACCTTTTGTTCCAAAAGAATTAATTGAACTTGACAATGTTGTTTTAACCCCTCATATAGGAAGCGCAACCGTTGAAGCGAGAACGAAAATGGCGATCATGGCTGCCGAAAGCATAGTCAAAGTTTTATCAGGAAAAATTCCAGCAAATGTTGTTAACTCAGAAGTTTTAAAAGTTATCAAACTTAAAACCTGCTAA